ATTGGGTGGCCATTCATTTGGTAACCCATACAAAGTTTCTATGTGCAGAGTTGGTTGGGTTTAAGACACAGAATcctaaacaaatacaaagaagagaAGCAAAAGTAGATTGGTCATGTTAATGTTACCCTCCTAGGAAGATAGAAAGAGGGGAGTGATTAATAGGATTATTGATAATTAACTACCATCAGGACAACACAGGCTGCCTTTTCTGTGTATTGGCTAAGACACATGGCATATCTAtatcacacaaataaaaaggtttttttttattttactgttttcttttttatttatttattttttcattttttttatagcaaCCATTGTTCTCCCTCACTCCCCTTCTCCCAGGTCAAGAAATAACAActttttctgtttaggaaatttTGGTATTTCTAACATCTTATTTGATGAAAATGTGATCTATCAATGAGCTCGAGTTTCATTTGGGGGACTTGGAAGTTTAGCACGGAtagctcaggtttgatttttaatatGTTCAGGGAAAGAGGTTACTCTATAATTATGATCTTCTGTCACTTTTACTAAATAAGATTAATCTCTTAAAATGACATCTGGTGTTAGACAATCAAACATACAATTGACAATTTGGATATAACTGGGCTTTATTTTAAGCACAGTTGTGATCATGAGAGGCAAATTAGGacaccttcatttttttctcatagtttAGCAAGGAAACCATACTgatataaataatacatttgtTCTTGCTAAATATGTGCAATAATTATAAGCATATCATTATGTTTCCTATAAGTTTAAGTTCATGATGGCAATGTGTATATTCtgtatcaaaagaaaagaagcaaagccATTTCCTCTATAACATCTTTTCCTAGGTTCCCAGGGTGTGCATATTTGCTGACATTTTATTTGGTGGCAACACTAGTCACCCAGTCATAAACATCAGATGTCTTAAAAGGGTCCTTGTCACCTGGATTCTATTAACTCTGATGTTTCACCAACAGTTGCTAACTCTCGTcctgttatttttccttcttttccatccAATGTCAGTTTCATTCATTGGACTTAGAGCACAAGAAGGAACTTACAGAAAGCCAATAAACAGTCTGGCAGTTCTCAGGGGAAAACCAGAAGCTCTTagcatattgtttatttttacaagCCTTTCATAGATACTTTTTCAACTTTTACCTAAAGCCTTTGACCATGCTTAGATGGACAGTATAACTCACAGTTATTGTCcagacttctttttcttcactgCCTTCTTGGAACAGTCTTCCAATTTGTTATCACAAGTAACATAACAAGAAATCATCCCATAACAGAAAATAACATAATTATTTCATGAACAATAAGATACTTGGAAATAATTACTTCATAACTAGCAAATATAACTATTCAGATACCTATTAGTTATTAGGTATCATTCAAATTAATAACAAATAATGCCATTTCATTGTGTTCAGCATTCATGTCTTACTTGCCTTTACCTTCTCTATATAGGGTACTGTCTTATCATCTCTAGTACAGTGAGGATGGTGTTGCATCATGCAGGCAGCACTCTGTAAAGCCAGTAGCCCTGGTTCCTGTGGGCTAGTCCAATGCTCAGAGGACCCCTCAGATTAACAGAGGGGGTGTCCCTTGGGAAACCCAGAATCACAGAGAAAATAATTAGAACATCATGTAGCACAGAACAGTATGTCGCCCTTCTCAGTCAGGTTAGCTAATCCTGTACATTCTACAAATTGTGTAAGTTAAAGTGAGATAATCTTCATCCTCTATgccttaatttcattttcatcaaCATTTCTCTCAGGATGCTTTATCTGACGATTCTTTGGGGCTTTgctatactttattttatatgaaatttattCAATAACCTAGAAGAATGAAATCTCATCATTACCATAAAGAAAGATGGATGACCCTGGAAGAAACTATGTGAAATTAACCAGGCATAGAAGGCTAAACCTTAAGCTCTCACTCATATCTGGCAGTTAGAAAGGTTGATCTCATAGAGGAGGTTAGAAGAATGGTTACCAGTCCATAGAAAGTGTAAAGGAGAAGGTGACAAGAGCTTTGTCAGTCGTTGTACTGAATCTAGTTAGATAGGAGGAGAAGCACATTCTCATGCACAATTGCCAAGTCAAACGGCTAAAGTGAGAACACTGTATGACATGTTTTAACACAGTGAAAGAGaagatttttaatgttttcaccaCAAAATATACAGTGCTGGAAGAGTGGATATCTAACCGTCCTGATTTTATCATGATTCCACATGTAGTTATGTTTACTGAAACCACACAATGTACATATATTAAGCCTGCATGGTAGTTATTTGACCAATAACATAAtacttatattttaagaaatttgttCTAAAGATTAGAGAGTGTCCTCTTATATTTTCTCATGTAAAtttagatattttgtttgtatttagaCCAGTGTTTAGTCCCAAATTACTGTGTATTTATGATTTCACTTGAGGTAAAAATTCACTGTGATTTCTGTTGTTCATTCCATTTTTCTACTATCATTTATGGtacatattttactattttatattttacattattcaaAAATTTTACAAGACTCTATTAGCCACACAAATGTAAGTCACatacatgtggatgctggagattcccttcacactgattttttttaaacagctttgCTAACAAATAGTATTGAGAGTAGATGTAAAATAACCACAATATTAGGGAAATTCGatagatatttaattttatggAAGATTAGGTTATCTTACTTTCCATTAACCTTTTAGTGTTTTCAGAAAGTCCATCATTAAAGGcaaaagaaaagtgaattttcaagggaaatatttaattttaatattaatagaaATTATATAAGCCTGGGTTTGGTGGTACACCTAAAAGCAAATATTGCAACACAAATACAGATGCATCCATATGATGTAGTCCTAGAAGAGGGAACTATTTGGGATGAAAATAACtagcaggagggaagaaaggggaacagGAGAGGACTTTGGAGTGTGAATGTAGTCAGAGTGCTTGATATACTTGAATGTAAATATAATTATACTATTCATCCCttgtacaatgaatatatgttaaaaaattgttttaaaatatgtagagaTATTTATTAAGAATACagttattaaaaaagaatcacATTGTACTTTCTGGATTTTGAATGTAGAGCTTTTGAAGGCATGGATTTCTTAGCTATGGTATGCAAGTACCTAGCTAGGCATGGAAAAGTTTTTTATTTGGATTCAAGGCAAAAGTTGTGCcaggagaatttcttttctttttttgctaatgtttttgtttatttttgtctgtttcataATGTATTCAATGTACTGTATTCCTATTCATCCCCCTGATATTCTCTCCTGTACTCTCTCCCAGTGCAGTTGAACCCCATTCTTCTTCCCAATCTGTCCATCATCTTCTACCTCCATGTGGTACGTGtggatattttatgtgtgcatgtgcatttgcatctctgtgtgtgcatgtttgcaagCCTGTGTAAGTAACCATAACTACAGTATGTACATGGTTTTAAAGGCACGACATATTCAGAAGACAGAGTTCTGTAGATGTTtctcctcatctctgtctcttgAAACCTTTCCAATGCTCTCCCTGGCCTTGACAAGGTGAGATTGATGTTTAGTTTAGGAATGAGGACACAGCAGCGACCCATTCTTAGTACTTTGATGATTTATGAGACTCTGAATTAAGCATTGCTCTCTGCAAATGGAAGAATTTCATTAAAGGGCATGTTTATAAACTGTGTATTTTACATAGAACCTTAGTGTGCAAAAATAAACTGATTTTCATCtgtaaaagcaaaatgaaaaccaaatacATTGATTGGAAACTATTTCTTTATTGTAGCTAGCTTTATGTGCCAAGATTAATTATTAATGACTTTAAATGCATATAGctaaggaaatattttcttaacGAGATTAGTCATATTAATTACTTATGTATAATTCTTAATTATTCATAGACATAATTCCCTAAGTGCCAGATTATTTAGTTAATGTAGGTATGCTCATATGAGCAAAAGTTTAAAGTGTTTAGATGTAAAGATGGTTCATGACATGAGTGAGCTCATGTTCCTGAAAGAACAGAATCATATACAGACCATTGACAGACCTGAATTTCATTTGACAGATTCATTATAGCTTCCCACCTTCAGTTGCCCATTCCTATATGTaaattctctttacttttcaCACAAACCTATGACAATAGAGTATaatctggttttatttatttatttattgtttttctgagacagaatatCACTATGTTGTGCTGGATGGCCTGAAACACACTATGAAGAACAGGATAGAGAtcctcatagagatctacctggctcagcctctccagcactgggataaaAGTCATGTGACAGTATACCAAGCCTTCTACTAATTTTAAAGCACATTAACGTGAGAGTTCTCCAAATACAACATTGTATATCTTCTTCGGCACCACACATAAAATTCATACTAAGaatcattttgcattttattgaaataaatataaataccctgaggagtttggttttttttgcatTAAGTGTTCCTGTTTTATGGGAGACATGGAATAGGAAACTTTCATATATTTATAGAATTACAAGAGGATTGAACATTGAACTTATAAAAGTGTAAACACAGGTTAAAAAGAGACTTGATATGGGTTAAAATAACTAAGTACAGTTCAAGATAAGAAAATATCATTTCAGATTTGCTAAAGGCATGACCAAGTAAGGTAGTCAAATTCCAATTATGTACTCAGCTGTGAAAAAAGTTactcaatgaaaataattctcaaAAGATCTCTCAACCCAGGGAGAAGCTATTCCCTGGGTTAATGTTAAAAATATCTGTGTGAAATGCATAGAAGTATATGTATACTTTTCCCCTCTGTTCATACCAGTAGGGTATGGCTATATCACACAAGCTTTATGGATATCACAATAAAAGCTGTTAAGAGAAGgtttaaaaccttccctttaacATTCTTATTGACCCAAAAAAGCTATGAATCCACAAGGTGAGTTAGAATCTTTCAATGGATTCAGTTATAAATTATTAAACTAACTTCTATGGATTTGTAAACAAACTTGGTATATTATTAGATGTCCAGGTTTCTGCCCACATGAAAGTGGCATAAGAAATGCTATTGAAGTAGTTGGtacatttatatttcattgaATGGAGTATTTGTAAGTTTTAGGAAAAAGCTTTTTAGACAGGAAGCATTCATAATTATATCCAATTattatcatttaatatttatattacattgcCAATTCCTATGCTGATATGTGATTTGTCTTCTATTAAAAGGTCTGATGTTTTCTCTGTTGTTATAAAGCAATACTAGAGAATGCAAATTTTCAATCTCAGGTATGTGATGAAACTGTGGACCTAATTATAAGCAATAGctatactaattttattttaaaaacatttatatgtGCTATATTTGTGTCCTGAAcctgaaaatgtattttcttccttactgaaactgaggaagagagaaaagataagtggaagtggagaggagagaggggaagagaacaagagagctaaagagagagaaagggaaatgtgCACAGGAAAATGGGATAAATGCAGAGTGTGTTGGTGTGCTAGCATGCTGTACTTCCTTGCTAATACTAGTGTTATCTGGAGAGGAGGATTCCTGTTAATGTGGAGAGTGATTGCTACCTTTCAACACAGATTTTCTGGAGACTTTATGTGAGGTTCCATCATGGAAAATGGAGCCTGTGCATATTGGAAATTTCAGTAGATTTCTTTTCAGATAGAAAACTATCCATTATCCTCAATTTAGGCTTCCTGATAGTTGAGTCAAAACCTGTTGATAAATATATTCTGTGACTTTGTTGAAATTGATGATTTGTATTAAAAAATTTGCTACTTAAGTGAATGTTTTGTGAGATCAGAAAATGTATATTTCTATAGCTgagtcatttttatataaattacatcttaatttaaaaatattgtttagtGCTCTAAATAATTAAAGATTAAGGCCCTGATTCTAAGAGACTGCAAAGGATTTGAATGCGAGGctttggagagagggaagggaaggggcacaatgatataattataattttcaaaatataaaaacaagacCCATGGCTATAAAAATATGGGTGTAAATTTTCACCTGGTTCTCTTGAtagatttgaaaatagaaaattttctgTTCCTTGGAAAGCCCTGCCAGTGTTAGGTGTTGGGTACTGATGAGCCTTGACACTTTGCTGTATTTTGTTTCTCTGAATGAAAATCAACAATGATGTGGATTTTTATCTGATTCTATGCCCTGATCCTTGAGAAGCAGTATTAACTTAAGTATGAATGATTTAACTTTGCACTgctcttttattttcatgtttgtgcAGCTATTGTCTTCAAGAATTTGAATGAGACAAGTGAATCAGATTACTCATTTTGGTACTAGAAAAAAATTAGGTCATTAAGGAAAGTTTCACATCCTTCAATAGAATTAAGAATTTCCCTCTTGGGGAACATGTGAAGGTTAGCAAACAAAATCATTTAATGCTAAGACAGAATGTGAGTTCTGTCCGCAAGCCCAGCTTGGGGCCCTGTGTGCTGTCTTCTGATCTTTGCATGCACTCTAGACTGTGCATGTCCTCCTAACtacaaacatgcatgtacacactcatatacacatccatcccacactcccacacactcatagagatacatacacatgcacagagaggggaataatataatttattttttaaattagaatctCAAATAATTTGCAAGCTGTTGCTGCTTATGGTATACCAGGTGATGGTTTAACAAATGGACTGttctctccagccttttctcagatggagaaagaaagaaaaacatgtttatttttggttattATTTAGCAGATATAGAcatttagaataaaaatttaaaaaccatataATAAACTATTTGGTGGTAACAAACAACATCAATCACAAAAAAATGAGGAGTTCTGCTCTTTCTGATCCACGTATCTTTAAAGTAAACTGTGCTGTGAAAAAGAATTTTTAGAAAAGCATTCCATATGCTAGCTCACTTAAGACAATCTTATTTATGGTCTTGCCCTTTCCTCTTCATTAAACCAAAAGTAATTGTGATTTCACTAGCTTCaaagtgtgcatatatatatattttctagcTCATTTGCTTCTATGTAATAAACTCTTCCAAAATTCTCTTTTATAGAACTCAACACTACACATACTCAGATCACTTTCTTCTTGCTCACTGGTGTACCAGGATTAGAAGATATCCAGATTTGGATCTCAATCCCTTTCATCTTCATGTACCTCTTAGCTGTGTTTGGCAATGTGCTGGTTATGGCAGTGATAGTCTGGGACCGGAGCCTCCATGAACCCATGTATCTCTTCCTGGCCATGTTGGCATTCAATGATGTTCTCCTCTGTACTGTCACTGTACCCCAAATGCTACTCATTTTCTGGCAGGGTCCCTTGGCTGCCACCTTCCCTGCCTGCCTCACACAAATGTTCTTTGTCCATGCTCTGTTCCTCTCTGAATCTGCTGTCTTACTGGCCATGGCTTTTGACCGCTATGTGGCTATCTGCACACCACTGCATTATACAACCTTGCTTACAGGCTCTCTCATTGTCAAGGTTGGTCTGGCCCTGATAGCTCGGAGTGTGGCTGTTGTCACTCCTGGTGTCCTTCTTATTCTCCGCCTAGACTTCTGTCATAGCAACATTATCCACCACACATACTGTGAGAATATGGGCATCGCCAAGTTGGCCTGCAACAGCATTACCTTAAATAGCATTTATGGGCTCTCTGCAGCTCTCCTCACCACAGGGCTTGACTTTGTCTTCATTTCCTTGTCCTACTGGCTCATCTTGAAAACAGTCCTACAACTGCCATCCAGGGAAGCCCGGACAAAAGCCTTTGGCACCTGTGGAGCTCACATTTGTGTTATTTTGATATTCTACACCCTGgcgtttttctctttctttactcATCGCTTTGGGCACCATGTGGCCAGGCACACCCTCATCCTTCTGGCAAATCTCTATCTACTGATACCCCCAACCATGAACCCCATTGTTTATGGAATAAAGACCAAAGAGATAAGGGTGCGAGTAGTAGGGCCCTGTTTCCGACCAAAATGATTCAAGTCTAATGAAACAGCAAAGGACAGGGAATCCAAGATAAACGACGAGGCtcaaataaaaatccaaaaacaGTCTGTTCAGTTCTAGCCCTAGAGCATTAAATGtgcaataaaataatataattcaaaagagaaagagcATAATGTTTGGTATGTGGAGAGGTGCAGAAGATTTTGGAGGAGTTGGGAGATGGGAAATTCTAAGTACTCTGtatgaaaatttaagtaaaaagaattgacaaaacattttaaagtaagtaAAACTACAGAACATATTATTCCCAAAGGTTATTGTTGTGACATAATTAGAAAATTTACAGGAAATATAAGTATGTTTGACAAGTGTATCAACATACTACTGTAATCAAGGGGAAATCAGTGTACTAGaataagttaaatattttatattataagtaTCTTTCTATGTCAGTTTCCATAGTCAGAATAAAATAATACTTCTGTGAATTCTGGAATTACTAATTATCCTAGTCTCAAGAACAGCAGAAATGAACAAATTCATAGATGCTTACCAGATTATTTAAttaatcaaataataaatactaatgaCCATATAAAATAAGCTTCATTATTCACCTTATGTATAGAGCATATTCatgaaataaattgttttattttattttaacttttaatttttttttattgaagtaGAATTTTATCACTTGCCCCTTCCCATGCCCAAGCTACTCTCCCTCAAAGCCCTCCCATTCCCCATGGTCTTCAATTGATAGCCTCTTTGACTTTTTTATGTTACATAcccatttatacatgtatatttatgcagGAACCTgctaatttcatttttgtgtttgtggttttttgCTGACCATTCATCATTGGGAAGTGCATAAAGAAAGCTCATCTCTGGGAGACTAACTTGCTTCCCTGAAGTCAACAGACAATTTGCCTATCATTCAAATGCTTTTCCCTTAAATTTCCAGAAAATATCTATCTCTTACAGATTTTAAGATATTCATATAATAAAGGTGCTTTAGTTTTACATTCTAGAATTTTACTTTGTTTGGATTAATTAAATCATAAACATGATGTTTTGTCAAACATTGAGTTATATAATGATATCcaaagataaaattaatatttatctaAGACTTAGGAAGGACAGAAGCCAGGCTGCTATGGACTCCACTTTTAGGGCACATTGCTGGAGTAGGTGACTTCAGTTTAAGGTGTAGAGACTCGGGACAAAATACTTAATTGCCTCTCATTGAATCTGATTGATAGTTTAGGTCAATCCATAATATCCTTAATATAATATTctgatttgaaaatgaaaaagtctGTCTGGGATGTTCTTAATAAGAAGAATCATAGAAACTTAAGAGTAACATTCAGTAGGCTCATTTGGCTATTTagctttttctttatattttaaaattttttatattttttgttgttgtttatgattCTTTTTATCTGGCTTTCTTCTGTAGTgaaggctggccttagactcataGTCCTCCTCCTTagcctcctgaatactaggaCCCATTTGTATACCATGAtggctggttttcttttctttcttttatataaacatatatcatTTTCCTAGTTTAATTCTCCATGATGAGCTATTTGAATGTTCACATTCTATGGTGTCAGCCTATGCTTTTCATCTAGAAGACTGAGATAACCaggaaatttaaattatttccttacTGCAAAATATTCACTTCTGAATAAGACAAACTATTTCCCTGATTTTAAGCAAAAAAATTATGTTGTGAATATAATAAAGTAATGCATTTATATGACCTGGTAGTTTTATTAATGTATTGAATGTCTTAAAAACTTTCTAACAAGacattttttataaatgtataaagttgtctctatttgcatgtatattaAAGTGGCTATTTCACACTGttgttaaaatatgttttattgtcTAAGCCAGTAGATTAAAAACTGGCTTTTAAGTGAGCTAACAAAGTGATTTGCAACAATTGAAAAATGTCAAATAATACTTGAATGATAAAAAGGATAAACAAGAGCCATCTTTATTTTGAGAACTTCTTATATAGATATTACATCTATAtcactctttctcctctctctcccactcagtctcttcctgtcttcactccctcttaaattcacaaattattcaattatatatgtatctatatatatgcacatataaatgaGTATACAGCCTATTGATCCATTTAGCATCACTCATACATGTTGTATTCAGTGCTATATAGTTGGACAATTTTTGTTGGAGTTTGTATTTTGAGTAAATGGATGCTTaccctctcagcagccattaaatACTTATATCCCTTTACCTATGGGCAGGACACTGAGGAATTTCCCTGTatgtcaaagaagcttctcttttttTTACAATAGATGGAGACTAGTACAGAGATCTACAACTGGTAAGAATGCATAGACTAAGTGCCAGAGGGGTGCCCTACCCCAACTGACACTTCTGCAGTGCAACCCCTATACCTAAGTTCTGGAGGATGAAAACACTCAAAGAACTACAAGGATAAGATGGTGACTTCTAAATAGTATCCCATACACATGACAGGGAAAAACCTACCCATGATCTTCCAACAACATGATTGCTTAAACACGGCCAGCATAATGACACCACCAGATGACATTCCCATACAATGAGGGAAATTCCAGGAAgccatctattcatttatttgctgATGTGCACAACCAATTATGCTGACCAAAAGTTCTTTTCTAGGGATATCTCCCTTAATTTtaagaatgtatatttttatgatttttttcttgagacttGCAAATATAATGTTGTTCTAACAATGAGCTACATTGGTAACATAATGGATAAAATTTTTCATTCCCAAATTATGTATGTCatctatctgtttctctttctctctctctctcttcctgtgtgtgcatgtgtgtatatgtatgtgcacatttgtgtgtgtcatCTGTACTTAAAATAGTTTCTCtagcacatatatttatatgtgtgggatattataaaataaattacatgaattttttttaaaaaaagaataaaaaaaaacaaggttgaACTGGTCAATTGCATTATTTTGTTaataaggaaattaataaaaatatttctgaaacaaAGTCATAAAATGTATGttcaacatttctatttttataacattGGTCATACTTATGAATGCTAAGAAACTGTGATTACCcacacaagacctgaacaagagcAAGGCAGTAAAAATCCAGCATAACTGGGGCAGATAATCTGCATGGCTCACCCCTTTTTGAAGAGTTATTGGCAATGGATAGATGGTAGGGCTGTTAGAATAATTCCCttgaggatgtggccactggta
The sequence above is drawn from the Peromyscus leucopus breed LL Stock chromosome 1, UCI_PerLeu_2.1, whole genome shotgun sequence genome and encodes:
- the LOC114706647 gene encoding olfactory receptor 52Z1-like, encoding MNPQELNTTHTQITFFLLTGVPGLEDIQIWISIPFIFMYLLAVFGNVLVMAVIVWDRSLHEPMYLFLAMLAFNDVLLCTVTVPQMLLIFWQGPLAATFPACLTQMFFVHALFLSESAVLLAMAFDRYVAICTPLHYTTLLTGSLIVKVGLALIARSVAVVTPGVLLILRLDFCHSNIIHHTYCENMGIAKLACNSITLNSIYGLSAALLTTGLDFVFISLSYWLILKTVLQLPSREARTKAFGTCGAHICVILIFYTLAFFSFFTHRFGHHVARHTLILLANLYLLIPPTMNPIVYGIKTKEIRVRVVGPCFRPK